The Chitinophagales bacterium genome has a window encoding:
- a CDS encoding PD40 domain-containing protein encodes MRQYIIFTYCLLFAAPVFAQVPDAAVKEYNTALQYHLKKKDSLAYVAMHKAIQTYPGYAEAYSTLGTWYFTDRKFDKATEVFVNASRSCKNGQTAFALPLARSLLYDYKPAQAMQLIAGHNGAGNKEWEVLRKQAIFMQAALKNMLKDSVYNLGPRVNTQYPELHPFIPADTTQLYFTRMVNNVDMDCYHTHLDTCGDWLSGGNLGRPTNTPDHEAAQTVSADGHYLFYMRCDNRSENGWDQGGCDLFMAYTADSVWSIGQSFGATINTTAYEGMPCLSPDNRDLYFVSNREGGYGGLDLWVSTFDDGLWRMPRNLGPQINTPGDETAPFIHIDNRTLYFTSDGHPGMGGSDLYYCRKVNDTTWSAPINMGYPINSNGNEKSISVTMDGQTAFFASDRDSTEGNYDLYRTKLATYLQPVPVVAWKGYAYDSLTQNKLNYTAVNISDVKTGAHLYRFVSNRGDGSFMITLPAGKKYLYTADRIGYQAITDTIWAEKTSREADMYIERNIPLLPQGYSAPIHDSLIFTVHFPINSKALSDSDRTLIQTAMEPWLAETGYVVMINGYTDNTGTPMINEQLSAERARIVEKEIMGYGIDELNINTQGWGEADPIASNDTEIGRDRNRRVEVIIRR; translated from the coding sequence TTGCGACAGTACATCATATTTACATACTGCCTCCTGTTCGCAGCACCTGTATTTGCACAGGTGCCGGATGCTGCTGTAAAAGAGTATAACACTGCCCTGCAATACCACCTGAAGAAGAAAGACAGCCTGGCTTATGTGGCTATGCACAAGGCCATACAAACCTACCCGGGCTATGCCGAAGCATACAGTACGCTGGGTACATGGTATTTTACCGACCGTAAATTTGACAAGGCAACCGAGGTATTCGTTAATGCATCGCGTAGTTGTAAGAACGGTCAAACAGCCTTCGCCCTGCCGCTGGCACGCTCCCTGCTGTACGATTATAAGCCCGCACAGGCCATGCAACTGATAGCCGGTCACAATGGCGCGGGCAATAAAGAATGGGAGGTGCTGCGCAAACAGGCCATATTTATGCAGGCTGCGCTGAAAAACATGCTGAAAGACAGCGTATATAATCTTGGCCCGAGGGTGAATACACAATACCCGGAGCTGCACCCGTTTATCCCCGCCGATACTACACAACTATATTTCACCCGTATGGTGAATAATGTAGATATGGATTGTTACCACACCCACCTGGATACCTGTGGCGATTGGCTGTCCGGTGGCAACCTGGGCAGGCCTACCAACACACCCGACCATGAGGCGGCACAGACCGTGTCTGCCGACGGGCACTACCTGTTCTATATGCGTTGCGACAACCGCAGCGAGAACGGCTGGGACCAGGGTGGCTGCGACCTGTTCATGGCCTATACGGCTGACAGTGTATGGTCTATCGGGCAGAGCTTTGGCGCTACTATTAATACTACGGCTTATGAAGGCATGCCCTGCCTGTCGCCCGATAACCGCGACCTGTATTTTGTGAGCAACCGCGAAGGTGGCTATGGCGGGCTGGATCTTTGGGTCTCCACTTTCGACGATGGCCTGTGGCGTATGCCCCGCAACCTGGGCCCGCAGATCAATACGCCCGGCGATGAGACCGCGCCATTCATTCATATTGACAATCGTACACTCTATTTCACAAGCGATGGCCACCCCGGGATGGGCGGCTCCGACCTGTATTATTGCCGCAAAGTAAATGATACTACATGGTCGGCACCCATTAATATGGGTTACCCTATCAACTCTAATGGCAACGAAAAAAGCATATCTGTGACCATGGACGGCCAAACAGCGTTTTTTGCATCGGACAGGGACAGCACCGAAGGTAATTATGACCTGTACCGGACTAAACTGGCGACTTACCTGCAACCGGTGCCTGTTGTGGCATGGAAAGGCTATGCTTACGATAGCCTGACCCAAAACAAGCTGAACTACACCGCAGTGAATATCAGCGATGTGAAAACAGGTGCGCACCTGTATCGTTTTGTGAGTAATCGTGGTGACGGTAGTTTTATGATCACCCTTCCTGCCGGTAAAAAATACCTGTATACGGCAGACAGGATAGGCTACCAGGCTATTACAGACACTATATGGGCAGAAAAAACATCACGGGAAGCAGATATGTATATTGAGCGGAACATACCACTGTTGCCGCAGGGATACTCCGCTCCGATACATGACAGCCTCATTTTTACCGTTCATTTTCCCATCAACAGCAAGGCGCTTTCTGATTCTGACAGGACGCTGATACAAACAGCTATGGAGCCCTGGCTGGCAGAAACGGGCTATGTAGTGATGATAAATGGCTATACTGATAATACGGGCACACCCATGATCAATGAGCAGCTTTCGGCAGAGCGCGCCAGGATAGTGGAGAAAGAAATAATGGGCTACGGCATCGACGAACTGAATATCAACACCCAGGGCTGGGGAGAAGCAGATCCCATAGCATCAAACGACACCGAAATTGGTCGCGACAGGAACCGAAGGGTAGAGGTAATTATCAGGCGGTGA
- a CDS encoding SDR family oxidoreductase translates to MANQLLKGKKGIIFGALDERSIAWQTALRVCEEGGEIVLTNAPIALRMGKINELAKQCNNAEVIGADATSVEDIENLLNKSMEVLGGKLDFVLHSIGMSPNVRKNFPYTATNYDNFQKTLDISALSLHKVLQSCMKLDAINEWGSVVALTYIAAQRTFPGYNDMAEAKALMESIARSFGYHYGIAKKVRVNTISQSPTVTTAGSGVSGFDAFFEYANKMSPLGSASSLDCANYCVSLFSDLTRMVTMQNLFHDGGFSSTGVSQAIVEEMQKAAESGK, encoded by the coding sequence ATGGCTAATCAACTGCTTAAGGGAAAAAAAGGTATCATTTTCGGTGCGCTGGACGAACGTTCTATTGCCTGGCAAACTGCACTGCGCGTGTGCGAAGAGGGTGGTGAAATAGTATTGACCAACGCTCCTATCGCTTTGCGTATGGGCAAGATCAATGAACTGGCGAAGCAGTGTAACAATGCTGAAGTAATTGGTGCCGATGCTACATCGGTTGAGGATATAGAGAACCTGCTGAACAAGAGCATGGAAGTGCTGGGCGGTAAGCTGGATTTTGTTTTGCATAGCATTGGCATGTCTCCCAACGTAAGGAAGAATTTCCCTTATACAGCTACTAATTACGACAACTTCCAGAAAACATTGGATATATCCGCTTTGTCGCTGCACAAAGTATTACAATCCTGCATGAAGCTGGATGCCATCAACGAGTGGGGTTCTGTGGTAGCACTGACCTACATAGCGGCACAACGCACCTTCCCGGGTTACAACGATATGGCAGAAGCTAAGGCTCTGATGGAAAGTATCGCCCGCAGCTTTGGCTACCACTATGGTATTGCTAAAAAAGTAAGGGTGAACACCATTTCACAGTCGCCGACTGTTACTACCGCAGGCTCAGGTGTATCAGGTTTCGACGCCTTTTTTGAATATGCTAATAAAATGTCTCCTTTAGGTAGTGCGTCGTCACTGGATTGCGCTAATTACTGCGTCAGCCTGTTCAGCGACCTTACCCGTATGGTGACCATGCAAAACCTCTTCCATGATGGCGGCTTCTCCAGTACGGGTGTCAGCCAGGCTATTGTAGAAGAGATGCAAAAGGCTGCTGAAAGCGGTAAGTAA
- the porQ gene encoding type IX secretion system protein PorQ encodes MPKSILTSIYLFCLAASPAVAQVVGGQSAMEFLRLPSGPHVSALGGMNVSNADKDISLAMQNPSLMRPGLHNTLGLNQNFYYSGISVSNLQYGYHVPKLETSFLLGVQYLNYGKFTRTDNLGNEMGDFNASDYAITIGASRQYLQKWRYGASLKYAQSTLYDRNAYAAMADVGITYMDTASLITIGAVAKNMGVMLKKYNPNNPAEPLPFDVQIGITKRFKYVPLRLIATLHHLYQWDVRYDNPADAQSNNLFGTTEEDNKTKTYFTDKLFRHFIFGAEILLGKRVLVTASYNHLRRSELVIKDKTGMAGFAYGVGIDLNRFQVHYSRSHYHVAGAYNELGLDIALNKLFGIGKIGDKIHWNATYPDWDFYSTPDAADASGN; translated from the coding sequence ATGCCAAAAAGTATCCTGACCAGTATATACCTGTTTTGTCTTGCTGCATCACCCGCCGTTGCGCAGGTGGTAGGCGGGCAGAGTGCTATGGAATTTCTCAGGCTACCCTCGGGTCCGCATGTTTCGGCCCTCGGTGGTATGAACGTTTCCAATGCTGATAAGGATATCTCGCTGGCTATGCAGAACCCCTCGCTGATGCGGCCGGGTCTGCACAACACACTGGGTCTCAACCAGAATTTTTACTATTCAGGCATCAGTGTATCTAATCTGCAATATGGCTACCACGTACCCAAGCTGGAAACCTCTTTCCTGCTGGGGGTACAATACCTCAACTATGGCAAGTTTACCCGTACAGATAACCTGGGTAACGAAATGGGCGATTTCAACGCCAGTGACTATGCCATAACCATAGGTGCTTCCAGGCAATACCTGCAGAAATGGCGCTATGGGGCTTCGCTGAAATATGCACAGTCTACCCTGTACGACCGGAATGCCTATGCCGCCATGGCTGATGTTGGCATTACTTATATGGACACGGCATCGCTCATTACAATTGGCGCTGTGGCCAAAAATATGGGGGTGATGCTGAAAAAGTACAATCCCAATAATCCGGCAGAACCGCTGCCTTTTGACGTACAGATAGGCATCACCAAGCGTTTCAAATACGTCCCGTTGAGGTTGATAGCGACTTTACATCACCTGTACCAATGGGATGTTCGTTATGATAACCCCGCAGATGCACAAAGTAATAACCTGTTCGGCACTACGGAAGAGGACAATAAAACAAAGACCTACTTTACCGACAAGCTGTTCAGGCATTTCATATTCGGGGCTGAGATACTGCTGGGTAAGAGGGTGTTGGTTACAGCTTCATATAATCACCTGCGTCGCTCTGAGCTGGTGATAAAGGATAAGACAGGCATGGCAGGTTTTGCGTACGGTGTCGGTATAGACCTTAACCGTTTCCAGGTGCACTATTCCCGTTCTCATTATCATGTTGCGGGTGCATATAATGAGCTGGGCCTTGATATAGCACTGAATAAACTCTTTGGAATAGGTAAAATAGGCGACAAGATACACTGGAATGCTACCTACCCCGACTGGGATTTCTATTCTACCCCTGATGCTGCCGATGCTTCGGGAAATTAA